The following proteins come from a genomic window of Maribacter sp. HTCC2170:
- a CDS encoding hydroxymethylglutaryl-CoA lyase, translated as MSDNVKMIECPRDAMQGIKAFIPTNEKVKYIQSLLGCGFDTIDFGSFVSPKAIPQMVDTAEVLSQLDLSKTDSKLLAIVANIRGAQNACLHEEIQYLGYPFSISENFQMRNTHKTIAQSVEILGEILRMAKDTGKEVVTYISMGFGNPYGDPWNVEIVGEWTEQLAEMGANVLSLSDTVGTSTPENITYLFSNLIPKYPDIEFGAHLHTTPTKWHEKVDAAFKSGCRRFDGAVQGFGGCPMAKDELTGNMPTEKMLSYFTTEKVDSNVNWMAFEAAYNKATELFSKFH; from the coding sequence ATGTCCGATAATGTCAAAATGATTGAATGCCCTAGAGATGCTATGCAAGGCATTAAGGCATTCATTCCGACAAATGAAAAGGTAAAATACATTCAGTCCTTGTTAGGGTGCGGTTTTGATACTATTGATTTTGGAAGTTTTGTATCCCCAAAAGCAATTCCGCAGATGGTAGATACAGCTGAAGTATTATCCCAATTGGATTTGTCAAAGACCGATAGTAAATTATTGGCAATAGTAGCAAATATAAGAGGAGCGCAAAATGCCTGTTTGCATGAGGAGATTCAATATTTAGGTTACCCATTTTCAATTTCTGAGAACTTTCAAATGCGTAATACGCATAAAACAATAGCCCAGTCAGTTGAAATCCTCGGTGAAATCCTTCGTATGGCGAAGGATACGGGTAAAGAAGTTGTTACCTATATCTCCATGGGGTTTGGAAATCCCTACGGTGATCCATGGAATGTGGAAATAGTAGGGGAGTGGACGGAGCAATTGGCAGAAATGGGTGCTAATGTTTTATCATTATCTGATACTGTTGGTACCTCGACCCCAGAAAACATTACGTATCTTTTTTCAAATTTGATTCCTAAATACCCAGATATCGAATTTGGAGCACATTTGCACACTACACCTACCAAATGGCATGAAAAGGTTGATGCTGCGTTTAAATCAGGTTGCCGAAGATTCGATGGTGCCGTTCAAGGTTTTGGAGGTTGTCCCATGGCCAAGGATGAATTGACAGGAAATATGCCAACAGAAAAAATGTTGTCTTATTTTACTACGGAAAAAGTTGATTCAAATGTAAACTGGATGGCTTTCGAGGCAGCTTATAATAAAGCGACCGAACTTTTTTCAAAATTCCATTAG
- a CDS encoding LysE family translocator has protein sequence MNYEILSAFVLASTALAFAPGPDNIYVLTQSIVNGRKYGLATTMGLVSGCLVHTTLLAFGISAIIKESDQLFFVIKLMGALYLFYLAYKVFRSDSTLQLCNDEVPRKGMLQLFKQGFVMNVLNPKVTIFFLAFFPGFLFSDTMGHVAQFYILGLLFMFVAFVVFGLIAVLSGLISDYLTEHSKAGLVLKWLQIFVFIGIGVFVLLSNK, from the coding sequence TTGAATTACGAAATTCTGAGCGCTTTTGTTTTAGCTTCTACTGCCCTTGCTTTTGCTCCTGGGCCGGATAATATTTACGTTTTGACTCAAAGCATTGTCAATGGCAGGAAATATGGTTTGGCTACTACCATGGGCTTGGTTTCGGGTTGTTTGGTGCATACTACTTTATTGGCTTTTGGAATTTCAGCTATTATTAAAGAGAGCGATCAGCTATTTTTTGTTATTAAATTAATGGGTGCGTTGTATCTTTTTTATTTGGCTTATAAAGTATTTAGAAGTGATTCAACATTACAATTATGTAATGATGAAGTTCCCCGAAAAGGAATGTTGCAACTGTTTAAACAAGGGTTTGTAATGAACGTTTTAAATCCAAAGGTTACAATTTTCTTTTTGGCCTTTTTTCCTGGGTTTTTGTTTAGTGATACAATGGGTCATGTTGCTCAGTTCTATATTTTGGGTTTGTTGTTCATGTTTGTGGCATTTGTCGTATTCGGTTTGATAGCCGTGCTTTCAGGATTAATTTCAGATTATTTAACAGAGCATTCCAAAGCTGGATTGGTATTAAAATGGCTTCAGATTTTTGTGTTTATTGGTATAGGTGTGTTTGTATTGTTATCAAATAAATAA
- a CDS encoding Dabb family protein encodes MKNEIHKANDSVLRHVVLFKFKEGTSAIDVKKVEDAFSALPTKIPQILSYEWGLNNSPEGLEKGFTHCFFLTFKSEEDRAIYLPHPDHKAFGQVLTPFLEDVLVIDYWTK; translated from the coding sequence ATGAAAAACGAAATTCATAAAGCGAATGATAGTGTTTTACGCCATGTTGTTTTGTTCAAGTTTAAAGAAGGCACCTCAGCTATAGACGTTAAAAAAGTGGAAGATGCATTTTCTGCCTTACCTACAAAAATTCCCCAAATACTGAGTTACGAATGGGGTTTGAACAACAGCCCGGAGGGATTGGAAAAGGGATTTACCCATTGTTTTTTCTTGACTTTCAAAAGTGAAGAAGATCGAGCGATTTATTTACCGCACCCTGACCACAAAGCATTTGGACAGGTACTAACACCTTTTTTAGAAGATGTACTTGTAATCGACTATTGGACGAAATAA
- a CDS encoding quinone-dependent dihydroorotate dehydrogenase, with amino-acid sequence MYKLIVRPILFLLDPEKVHHLTFSLIRFFGKIGLTGLVRSFYVFEHENLEREVFGLKFKNPVGLAAGFDKDAKLYNELSDFGFGFVEIGTLTPKPQDGNPKKRLFRLKADQAIINRMGFNNSGVFDAVERLKKKHKVLIGGNIGKNKITPNDEATKDYLICFDALFPHVDYFVVNVSSPNTPGLRELQDKEPLTALLKELKKENKKIAIKGTGNKEKPILLKIAPDLTNDQLLDIIKIVEDTKIDGIIATNTTIGRENLKSSLFITEEKGGLSGKPLKTRSTEVIRFLSEKSNKAFPIIGVGGIHSAEDAIEKLEAGADLIQLYTGFIYEGPALIKRINKALLAKI; translated from the coding sequence ATGTATAAACTCATCGTTCGCCCTATTTTATTCTTATTAGATCCGGAAAAAGTTCATCATCTGACTTTTTCATTAATTCGTTTTTTTGGCAAAATTGGCCTAACTGGCTTAGTCAGGTCATTTTACGTTTTTGAACACGAAAACTTGGAACGGGAAGTTTTCGGATTAAAATTCAAAAACCCAGTGGGACTTGCTGCAGGTTTTGATAAGGATGCCAAATTATACAATGAACTATCAGATTTTGGCTTTGGTTTTGTCGAGATTGGTACACTTACGCCAAAGCCACAAGATGGCAACCCTAAAAAGAGACTTTTTAGACTTAAAGCAGATCAAGCCATCATTAATAGGATGGGGTTTAACAATAGTGGGGTTTTTGATGCGGTTGAACGATTGAAGAAGAAGCATAAAGTTCTCATAGGAGGTAATATTGGAAAAAATAAGATTACTCCCAATGATGAGGCCACTAAGGATTACTTGATTTGTTTCGATGCACTTTTTCCTCATGTAGATTATTTTGTGGTAAATGTAAGCTCTCCCAATACTCCTGGATTAAGGGAATTGCAAGATAAAGAGCCATTGACCGCTTTGTTGAAGGAACTAAAAAAGGAGAATAAGAAGATTGCGATAAAAGGCACTGGTAACAAAGAAAAACCGATTTTACTTAAAATAGCTCCTGACTTGACTAATGATCAGTTGTTGGATATTATTAAAATTGTTGAAGACACTAAAATTGATGGGATTATTGCCACGAACACTACTATTGGTAGAGAAAATTTAAAGTCCTCTCTTTTTATCACCGAAGAAAAAGGCGGATTGAGCGGAAAGCCTTTGAAAACACGGAGTACTGAGGTAATTCGTTTTCTTTCCGAAAAAAGCAATAAGGCATTTCCGATTATTGGTGTTGGCGGAATTCATTCGGCTGAAGACGCCATTGAAAAGTTAGAAGCAGGAGCCGATTTGATACAACTTTATACGGGATTCATCTACGAAGGTCCGGCATTGATTAAAAGAATCAATAAGGCCCTACTTGCTAAGATCTAA
- the pepT gene encoding peptidase T — translation MQQLIDRFLSYVKIDTQSDPNSETTPSTEKQWNLATELAYELERIGLKDVIIDDNSYIMATLPKNIEKEVPVIGFIAHFDTTPDFSGTNVNPQIIDDYDGKDIILNKEKNIILSPEYFDDLKQYEGQTLITTDGTTLLGADDKAGIAEIITAMEYLVEHPEIEHGDIKIGFTPDEEIGRGAQKFNTEKFGADWAYTMDGSQIGELEYENFNAASAKVVIKGKSVHPGYAKGKMINAISIATEFMGILPPEETPQNTSGREGFFHVHHMQGEIEHAEFELIIRDHDREHFEKRKNLLKKIAEKLNTTYGNCIQLEIKDQYFNMREKIEPVFHIVEIAKSAMEEVGISPIIKPIRGGTDGSQLSYMGLPCPNIFAGGHNFHGKYEYVPVESMQKAVEVIVKICELTASKI, via the coding sequence ATGCAACAACTTATTGACCGTTTTTTGAGTTATGTTAAAATTGATACTCAGAGCGACCCTAATTCAGAAACAACACCGAGTACGGAAAAACAATGGAATTTGGCCACAGAGTTGGCTTATGAATTGGAACGTATTGGATTAAAAGATGTAATAATTGATGACAATTCATATATCATGGCGACCTTACCTAAAAACATCGAAAAGGAAGTTCCTGTCATTGGATTTATAGCACATTTTGACACAACTCCGGATTTTAGTGGCACCAATGTAAATCCGCAGATTATCGATGATTATGATGGTAAGGATATAATCCTGAACAAGGAGAAGAACATTATTCTTTCGCCCGAATATTTTGATGATCTTAAGCAATATGAGGGCCAAACCCTTATTACTACAGATGGCACAACACTGCTTGGAGCAGATGACAAAGCAGGGATTGCCGAAATCATTACTGCGATGGAGTATTTGGTAGAACACCCTGAGATTGAACATGGTGATATTAAAATTGGGTTCACGCCAGATGAGGAAATAGGTCGCGGTGCACAGAAATTCAATACAGAAAAATTTGGTGCAGATTGGGCCTATACAATGGACGGTAGTCAAATTGGGGAATTGGAATATGAAAACTTTAATGCAGCCAGCGCCAAAGTTGTCATTAAAGGAAAGAGCGTACATCCTGGTTATGCTAAAGGAAAAATGATAAACGCCATTAGTATTGCCACTGAATTCATGGGTATTCTACCTCCTGAAGAAACACCTCAAAACACTTCTGGACGGGAAGGTTTTTTTCATGTACATCATATGCAGGGCGAAATAGAACATGCAGAGTTCGAATTGATAATTCGTGATCATGACAGGGAACATTTTGAGAAACGAAAAAATCTACTCAAAAAGATAGCTGAGAAATTAAACACCACTTACGGGAACTGCATACAGTTGGAAATAAAGGACCAATACTTTAACATGAGAGAGAAAATTGAACCTGTTTTCCACATTGTCGAAATTGCAAAATCAGCAATGGAAGAAGTCGGCATTTCTCCAATAATTAAACCTATCAGAGGTGGGACAGATGGTTCTCAGCTCAGTTATATGGGACTGCCATGTCCAAATATTTTTGCTGGAGGTCATAATTTTCATGGCAAATATGAATATGTACCTGTAGAGAGTATGCAAAAAGCGGTTGAAGTTATCGTTAAAATTTGCGAACTTACTGCAAGCAAAATTTAG
- a CDS encoding YdeI/OmpD-associated family protein, with amino-acid sequence MEKLEAYYAKERPFKGAINKLRELAAKTNAVETLKWGSPVYVADGKNVFWIARFKNHFGLGFFNGVFLKDPKKVLINAQEAKTQAMRHWHFKSIEEINDATVIAYMNEAIDNQLKGMRLIPEKKKKTKLVIPKLLQDVFSKNIETKKAFDTLTPYKQKEYAKHIISAKQEKTKLSRLEKIIPMINAGLGLNDKYRNC; translated from the coding sequence ATGGAAAAATTGGAAGCTTACTATGCCAAGGAGCGCCCCTTTAAAGGTGCAATCAACAAATTAAGAGAATTGGCCGCAAAAACCAATGCCGTTGAAACTTTAAAATGGGGCTCCCCCGTATATGTGGCAGATGGAAAAAACGTGTTTTGGATAGCAAGATTCAAAAATCATTTTGGATTGGGTTTTTTCAATGGTGTTTTTTTAAAAGACCCAAAAAAGGTTTTAATCAATGCGCAAGAAGCTAAAACCCAAGCAATGCGTCATTGGCATTTTAAGTCGATTGAGGAAATAAACGATGCAACGGTAATTGCTTATATGAACGAAGCCATTGATAATCAATTGAAGGGCATGCGATTAATCCCCGAAAAAAAGAAAAAGACCAAACTTGTAATTCCTAAACTCTTGCAAGATGTATTTTCGAAAAACATTGAAACAAAAAAAGCATTTGACACACTTACACCCTATAAACAAAAAGAATATGCCAAACATATAATTTCGGCCAAACAAGAAAAAACCAAACTTTCGCGTTTGGAAAAAATAATCCCAATGATTAACGCTGGACTTGGTCTAAATGACAAATACCGTAACTGCTGA
- a CDS encoding Gfo/Idh/MocA family protein, producing MKKGSLAMAGAGAAFLFPIELLATIRKRVGPNDTINVGLIGCKGMGFSDLISVLKISETNVIGLCDVDENVLREKTAELEKAGIKKPKWYTDYRKLLENKDIDVVVIGTPDHWHCLQLIDALQAGKDVYCEKPIANSIQEANIMKGFVGASDRVVQIGQWQRSQPHFVDAIKYVHSGKLGEIRLAKAWAYQGWMKPVPIIPDTPVPAGVDYDMWLGPAPKRDFNKNRFHFSFRWFWDYAGGLMTDWGVHLIDYALYGMKAGTPKSVMALGGKFAYPDDASETPDTLQTVFEYDDFSILWEHATGIDGGNYGRNHGIAFIGNNGTLVLDRSGWEVIPENEFKGWGKEPGKRMEAMPMQYNKGNGLDLHTTNFINAVKSRDVSSLNAPIEVGYDAALVSHMGNVAYKSGDRVYWDKTQGKFKQEAANEFMNTTYHNGWKLPTL from the coding sequence ATGAAGAAAGGTTCATTGGCTATGGCGGGAGCAGGAGCGGCCTTTTTATTCCCAATTGAACTGTTGGCAACAATAAGAAAAAGAGTAGGCCCAAATGACACCATTAATGTTGGGTTGATTGGTTGCAAGGGCATGGGGTTCTCAGATCTTATCTCCGTTCTTAAAATAAGCGAGACCAATGTAATAGGGTTATGTGATGTAGATGAAAATGTTTTAAGAGAAAAGACTGCTGAATTAGAGAAAGCAGGAATCAAAAAGCCTAAATGGTATACTGATTATAGAAAACTATTGGAAAATAAGGATATAGATGTCGTGGTTATTGGAACACCAGATCATTGGCATTGCCTTCAATTAATAGATGCTTTGCAAGCTGGTAAAGATGTGTACTGTGAAAAACCGATTGCCAATTCTATTCAAGAGGCGAACATTATGAAAGGTTTTGTTGGTGCAAGTGATCGTGTTGTACAGATCGGTCAGTGGCAGCGCAGCCAACCTCATTTTGTGGATGCCATTAAATACGTCCATTCTGGTAAATTAGGAGAAATACGATTGGCGAAAGCTTGGGCCTATCAAGGATGGATGAAGCCTGTTCCCATTATTCCAGATACTCCAGTGCCTGCAGGAGTAGATTACGATATGTGGTTAGGGCCAGCTCCGAAAAGGGATTTTAATAAAAATAGATTTCACTTTAGTTTTAGATGGTTTTGGGATTATGCAGGTGGATTGATGACAGATTGGGGGGTTCATTTGATTGATTACGCTTTATATGGAATGAAAGCTGGTACGCCAAAATCAGTAATGGCCTTAGGTGGGAAATTTGCTTATCCTGATGATGCTTCTGAGACCCCTGATACTTTACAAACCGTATTTGAGTATGATGATTTTTCTATTCTCTGGGAGCATGCTACAGGAATTGATGGCGGTAATTATGGTCGAAATCATGGCATTGCTTTCATTGGCAACAATGGTACCTTGGTCCTTGATAGATCAGGATGGGAGGTAATCCCCGAAAATGAGTTCAAAGGTTGGGGAAAAGAACCTGGAAAACGTATGGAAGCAATGCCAATGCAATATAATAAGGGCAATGGGTTGGATTTACATACTACTAATTTCATAAACGCCGTAAAAAGTAGGGATGTTTCATCTTTAAATGCACCTATTGAAGTTGGTTATGATGCGGCACTTGTGTCACATATGGGCAATGTTGCCTATAAATCGGGTGATAGAGTTTACTGGGATAAGACCCAGGGTAAGTTTAAACAAGAGGCGGCCAATGAATTTATGAATACAACTTATCATAATGGTTGGAAATTGCCGACATTATAA
- the yajC gene encoding preprotein translocase subunit YajC, translated as MGSGSIMDFMPMILIFVVAYFFMIRPQMKRQKDEKKFSAELKRGDRIITKSGLHGKVVDISEKDTSCVIETMAGKLKFDRSAISMEMSKKLNTPAKK; from the coding sequence ATGGGAAGTGGTAGTATAATGGATTTTATGCCGATGATCCTCATTTTCGTGGTAGCGTACTTTTTTATGATACGCCCTCAAATGAAAAGGCAAAAAGATGAGAAAAAATTCTCAGCAGAATTAAAAAGAGGTGACCGTATTATCACTAAGAGCGGCCTACATGGGAAAGTCGTAGATATAAGCGAAAAAGATACGTCATGTGTTATTGAGACCATGGCTGGGAAACTCAAGTTCGATCGTTCGGCCATATCAATGGAGATGAGCAAAAAACTAAATACTCCAGCAAAAAAGTAA
- a CDS encoding DUF1573 domain-containing protein translates to MKRAILGLSLLSMMAFVSCKENASSKVKTDNVAVAAERDEASKQIPVMEFEKSEHDFGTIEQGTPQETVFTFTNTGNAPLVITNATSSCGCTVPNPPKDPIAPGAKGELLVKFNGAGQNQVTKTITVIANTAKGSEMLKIKAFVNPKGAAPLGPVK, encoded by the coding sequence ATGAAAAGAGCAATTTTAGGTTTAAGTTTACTGTCAATGATGGCCTTTGTGTCATGTAAGGAAAACGCCTCAAGTAAAGTTAAAACAGATAATGTGGCAGTAGCTGCAGAGCGCGATGAAGCTTCAAAACAAATTCCTGTGATGGAATTTGAAAAATCGGAGCATGATTTTGGAACAATTGAGCAGGGAACACCTCAGGAGACAGTATTCACTTTTACCAATACAGGTAATGCACCTTTGGTTATTACAAATGCAACAAGTAGTTGTGGCTGTACTGTGCCAAACCCACCTAAAGACCCAATAGCACCAGGTGCAAAAGGAGAGTTACTTGTTAAATTCAATGGTGCGGGCCAAAACCAAGTAACAAAAACAATAACTGTTATTGCGAATACTGCCAAAGGTTCCGAAATGTTAAAAATAAAGGCCTTTGTAAATCCTAAAGGAGCAGCGCCGTTAGGTCCTGTTAAATAG
- the nusB gene encoding transcription antitermination factor NusB, whose protein sequence is MQCIYALTQSKDESLEKQEKFLKVSIENMYTLYLLMLSLLIEIQQLASNKVELSSKKYLSNSSDSFPDKRKFAKNRLLAKLSDNESLKSELEKRKLKNWYLNEEYVKLIYKEIVESDVYAKYMIIPSSTFKDDKEFISTIFKEVIAPNEKIYDYFEDDKLTWVDDIPIVNTFILKQLKKVSEDKSDSYFLPRLLKDNEDMDFAQKLLTKTLLNNSKWEKEIEGKTPNWDKDRIADIDAILLKMAICELLNFPSIPEKVTINEFLEIAKEYSTPKSSIFINGILDKLVKEYKTEGKLKKVGRGLL, encoded by the coding sequence ATGCAGTGTATCTATGCATTGACCCAATCAAAAGATGAATCTTTGGAAAAACAGGAAAAGTTCCTGAAAGTAAGTATAGAGAACATGTATACCCTTTATTTATTGATGCTGAGCCTGTTGATTGAAATTCAACAGTTGGCCAGCAATAAGGTAGAATTGTCTTCCAAAAAATACCTCTCCAATAGTTCTGATTCTTTTCCGGACAAAAGAAAGTTTGCTAAAAATAGATTATTGGCAAAATTGTCTGATAATGAAAGTTTGAAATCAGAATTGGAAAAAAGAAAATTAAAAAATTGGTATTTAAATGAGGAATACGTAAAACTCATATATAAAGAGATAGTTGAAAGTGATGTCTATGCTAAGTATATGATTATTCCTTCGAGCACATTTAAAGATGACAAGGAGTTTATTTCGACTATTTTTAAAGAAGTCATTGCCCCGAACGAAAAAATATATGACTATTTCGAAGATGATAAGCTAACTTGGGTAGATGACATACCTATTGTTAACACCTTCATCTTAAAACAGTTAAAAAAGGTCAGTGAAGATAAAAGCGATTCCTATTTCTTGCCAAGACTTTTGAAAGATAATGAGGATATGGATTTTGCCCAGAAATTGTTGACCAAAACACTTTTGAACAACAGCAAATGGGAAAAAGAAATTGAGGGCAAAACACCTAATTGGGATAAGGATCGTATAGCTGATATAGACGCTATATTACTAAAAATGGCAATTTGCGAACTTTTGAATTTTCCGTCTATTCCAGAAAAGGTGACCATCAACGAATTTCTGGAAATTGCTAAAGAGTACTCAACCCCAAAAAGTAGTATTTTCATTAATGGCATCTTGGATAAACTGGTAAAAGAGTATAAAACCGAAGGAAAACTTAAAAAGGTTGGTCGCGGGCTATTATAA
- a CDS encoding ABC transporter ATP-binding protein, whose product MKELKHLNKYFKKYWLKLLVGMIITVAAKIFQLIMPSYANKSITVVEDFIKGELTQEVAKEMLLEFILIIIGAALLSGFLTFLMRQTIIYVSRYIEYDLKNEIFDHYQFLSLNFYKKNRTGDLMNRISEDVSQVRMYSGPALMYGMNTITLFACIIPIMFIKAPTLAAYTLIPLPILSVLIYQISKVIHKRSTVVQEYLSSLSTFTQEVFSGVSVIKAYAIEPKINAELSALALEGKNKSMDLAKVNAWFFPLMILLIGISNIFVIYIGGQQYINGEIASVGLIIEFIIYVNMLTWPVAIVGWLTSIIQRAEASQKRINEFLKVESEITNEVSEETPIKGKIEFKNVSFTYDDTNITALRNISFTIKEGQTVAILGKTGSGKSTILDLIARLYDVGSGQILVDGESLKKLNLNTLRKSIGAVPQDAFLFSDTIKNNIKFGDYDSSDEEVIQVAKNAVVHKNIMDFKNQYDTVLGERGITLSGGQKQRVSIARALLKNPQIYLFDDCLSAVDTETEETILNNLQKASSAKTTIIVSHRVSSAKNADKILVLEDGRLLQEGTHEKLNNVEGYYKELYMHQLAEKEN is encoded by the coding sequence ATGAAAGAACTCAAACATCTTAATAAATATTTCAAAAAATATTGGCTAAAACTCCTGGTTGGGATGATAATTACGGTAGCGGCCAAAATTTTTCAATTGATAATGCCGTCCTATGCCAATAAATCAATTACTGTTGTAGAGGATTTTATCAAAGGTGAATTGACACAAGAGGTCGCTAAAGAGATGCTACTGGAGTTTATTCTTATAATTATTGGTGCTGCGTTGCTTTCTGGTTTTTTGACATTCTTGATGCGCCAGACTATTATTTATGTTTCTCGATATATAGAATATGATTTAAAAAATGAAATTTTTGATCATTATCAATTTCTAAGTTTAAATTTTTATAAAAAGAATAGAACTGGGGATTTGATGAACCGTATTAGTGAGGATGTTAGCCAAGTGCGCATGTATTCAGGACCGGCTTTGATGTATGGTATGAATACCATAACATTGTTCGCATGTATTATTCCCATTATGTTTATCAAGGCACCAACGCTAGCAGCTTATACCTTGATTCCACTCCCAATCCTATCTGTACTTATTTATCAAATAAGTAAAGTCATACATAAGCGAAGTACAGTGGTTCAAGAGTATCTTTCTTCACTCTCAACTTTTACACAGGAGGTTTTTTCAGGGGTTTCGGTAATTAAAGCATATGCAATTGAGCCCAAAATAAATGCAGAATTAAGTGCTTTGGCGTTAGAGGGCAAAAACAAAAGTATGGACCTAGCAAAAGTTAATGCCTGGTTTTTTCCGTTAATGATTTTACTTATTGGTATAAGTAACATTTTTGTAATATATATAGGAGGACAACAGTATATAAATGGAGAAATTGCATCTGTAGGCCTTATTATAGAGTTCATTATTTATGTGAATATGTTGACATGGCCTGTGGCAATAGTAGGTTGGCTTACCTCAATTATCCAAAGAGCTGAAGCATCACAAAAAAGAATCAATGAATTTTTAAAAGTAGAATCTGAAATTACGAATGAGGTTTCAGAAGAAACACCTATAAAAGGAAAAATAGAATTCAAAAACGTAAGTTTTACTTACGATGACACCAACATAACCGCGTTAAGAAATATTTCATTCACTATTAAAGAGGGCCAAACAGTTGCGATTTTGGGCAAAACAGGCTCGGGAAAGTCAACTATTCTGGATTTAATCGCAAGACTTTATGATGTTGGTTCTGGCCAAATATTAGTGGATGGTGAGTCTTTAAAAAAATTAAATCTCAATACCCTGCGTAAATCTATAGGCGCAGTACCGCAAGATGCTTTCTTATTCTCGGACACGATTAAGAACAATATCAAATTTGGTGATTACGACTCATCGGATGAGGAAGTAATCCAGGTGGCAAAAAATGCCGTTGTCCACAAAAATATCATGGATTTCAAAAATCAGTATGACACAGTTCTTGGAGAGCGTGGCATAACATTAAGCGGTGGGCAAAAACAAAGAGTATCCATTGCTCGAGCGCTATTGAAAAATCCGCAAATATATTTATTCGATGATTGCCTCTCGGCGGTCGACACAGAGACTGAAGAGACCATTTTAAACAACCTTCAAAAGGCGTCAAGTGCCAAAACGACCATCATTGTGAGTCATCGAGTATCATCAGCGAAAAACGCAGATAAGATCTTGGTACTGGAGGATGGAAGGTTACTGCAGGAAGGAACCCATGAAAAATTGAACAATGTAGAAGGATATTACAAGGAACTCTATATGCATCAACTAGCGGAAAAAGAAAACTAG
- a CDS encoding PUR family DNA/RNA-binding protein, with translation MRDKDLIDQEEIHSKVLRAGRRTYFFDVRSTKAGDYYLTITESKKFTHDDGSFHYKKHKIYLYKEDFTAFRENVEEMMDFIIDEKGSEVISERHQKDFKKEEHQENGEMKATESFTDVDFDDI, from the coding sequence ATGCGCGACAAAGATTTAATAGATCAAGAAGAAATACACTCCAAGGTTTTAAGAGCCGGGAGAAGAACATATTTTTTTGATGTAAGAAGTACCAAAGCGGGAGATTATTACCTTACGATTACCGAGAGTAAGAAATTTACACATGATGACGGGTCGTTTCATTATAAAAAGCACAAGATTTATCTCTATAAAGAAGACTTTACCGCCTTTAGGGAAAATGTGGAGGAAATGATGGATTTCATCATTGATGAAAAAGGAAGTGAAGTAATCTCAGAAAGACATCAAAAAGATTTTAAAAAAGAAGAACATCAGGAGAATGGTGAGATGAAAGCTACCGAAAGTTTCACAGATGTAGATTTTGATGATATTTAA